The region CTAATTGTTAACAGTGAAGTGAAGAGGAAGAAAATTATTTGTTATGAGAAAGTGTTGAGAGAGATCGATCAAAAAAGTCTGAGAGAGAGGTTTTTAGAATGATAtcctttttttgtgtgtgtgcgtgtgtgtgtgtgtgtgagagagagagagagagagagatagagaaaGATTTTTAATGTTGCTGAAGCTGGGTTTTTGAAAATTTACGTGTGAGAGAGGGTTCCTTTCCTCTATTGAGAATAATCCCTAAATGAATGATTTGAGAGTCTTTTTTTGAGAAGATGTCACGTGAATGGGGAGTATTGCTGGTATGCAAAATGACGCGTCGAGTGGTGAGAGGGGAATGCCACGCATTCATTTCACATTAAAGGGTCTTTGCTTCTTTTTCATCAATGTGTGAGAGAGAGATGGGCATGCGGATTCAATATGCTGAGAGAGAGAGTGTGGTATTCTTCACGTTTTCCCTCATTGCACTTCTCTATTTCCctgttttatttaatttttattcctttaTTTACTTAATTCTAATTGGTCAAGGGCGTCATTAGTGATCCACGTCAAACCTAAGGGACATCCATTATAAAAACATTTTAAATATTGAAAACCTAACTAATATGGAACATGAAACGCTTGAAACATAAAGATGTTTGTAAAATTTCTCTAAGATGGATTGCAAGAGCATAAAATTACTTGGGTTTAAGGTTTGTTTTCTTAAACATTTATTTGAGCATAAAATCATATATTTgaatattgattttatttatctaacccttattttgttttgcttcagaATCAAATGCATGCAAAGCCTTGGAGAATATATTTGCACCAACATTTGATCTTCACCCacctagggaatttgatttttatcTAGATCTATAGGgaatttaatttttattttaatattttgtgtaaacaataTAATATTCCAGGTAAACAATATAATATTATGGGTAAAGTTAATGTCCTtgttaataaaaaataaataatcttACCCCTCGGTTTTATTTGTAAACCGAAAGGTAAGATAAGCTAATTTTGAGAATAATAAAAGTGCATTTAATGGGGCTCGAACCTATGTCCATATAACTTTACCTCTCAATTTTATTTCCATCGAGGTGATAAGTGGCGAGTTTTCAGGTCACCCTTCGTTACCTCGCTTCTTTACCCAAGGTATTATGCATTTTTTTGTAGTAGTGTCTTTAAGATGCAATGGATGGTTGTCTTCTAGTCGACATACTTGACGGTTGACTTCCAATTGATTTTGTGCATGATCTCTTTGTAGCTTAACTCCCATGCGAGCCTTCATCATACTCCCGTTGTGAAAAATCACGATGCACATCACTCTCTTGACCCTTTCTTCTCTTCTTAACTCCCCTCTTTGGCTTATACTTCACTGACGGTGGACACATGGAAATTGTGGATGGATGTGTTAGttcccgaaccttttttctgtAACACCCTATAGCCTACAATATCTAAAATACTGAAATATGTTTTTAACTCTTCACACTCTGCTTCTAAATCCAATTGTGTACCACTTTTTTCATGACCGACATCATGTTCTTCAATGTGTAATTTCTTCAAAAAAATATATGAATTAGTTCTAAAGGAACATGATTGCCTTGTATTTAAAAACCGACAAGTAGACACGCACACGGTAACCTATGTGTTTTTCTAATGAAGCAACCATATGCATCTTGGCTTGCACCAACAAATTTTACCCTATCTAATTCCTTTCCAATGTGCTATATACACCGTCTTGAAACAAAACCGTGCAAGTTGGTATGAAATGAAGTGTTATACCGATGCTTAATGTTGACAATACTTTTTTGAAACGAGATTCTGATTGAACCTAACCGCAAGTTCAACATGGTGTTCACAACATCCCAACTTGGGCATAAATCTCCCTGGGTTGTAGCCAACATGTTTTTTAGTCTCCAATAAGCAGACTCCACCCTAAAAACCATAAATAGAAATATATGTTTAGTAATTTAATAACATCAAAATGACACCTCTGTACCTGTTCGTTGTTGAGTTCCCTAAATGAGTGACTCTATTAGTTCAAGTAGCAACAAACATTTCTTTATAAGGTGTCAACCATGTTTCACTCACATACTTAACAAATAAAAGAATATCAGCACGAACAATCTCAAAGTGCTTCAAGTGTTCGACAAACTCAAATTCTCTATTAGTATACATAATGTTATTCCATAGATTCATGACATGTTCTTGTTTTTATGATTTAACATACTCTTTACATTTCATACTAACGTTTTTTGAAATATGGAACAAACACAACAGGTGAGTTAAATTTGGAAACACAACTTCCATGACATTCATCAACGCAAGTTCCCGGTCCTTCACCACAACATTCAGTAGAAAATTCTCGAAAGAGAACAATTATTTGAGTTTCTCCAGTGCCCATTTGAAGTTCTCCTCCTTTTCATGTTCCAAATAGGTAAAGTCAACCGAAAATGTCAACTTTGTTGACGTAACACCAATAATCTCAAGCAGTGGTAGTTTGTACCTGTATGATCACGATGCACATAATAAAAAATCTGTAAATTAAAATATGTCTCAAAGATATCAAAAATCAACATCTGACAATTACATATTTGGCATGTATGTACAATAAAAAATCAACACCAAATGAAACATATTCAACAACTTCATTGAACCAGGATGTGTCCAAAagatatcagcaacaacatttgaGTCTTCCTTATTTCTAGTCCAAGACATATATTTTTCTCTATGAATAAGACttaacaacattttcattttCGTAAATGGACCTCTCTTCCTTGCATTGTATGTAGCTCCAACTTTATACACCTGGGTAACACTGATGAGGTTTTCTGGATTTTTGTCTTTCAAAGCAGCAACTATGTACCTTGGAGCCATATTGTACTTCGTCATGTCATTCACAAACTGTCTTTCATGATCTTTTAGACGGTTAAAAACCTTCTAAATTCTTAGATAATTTATGATTGTACAATCCACACCTAACCATCACCTTTCAATTACTACCACTTGACACAAATCTCAGCCTAAAAGGACATTTAACTTCATACTATAAATGCCTTATGAGAAATTATTGTTTTTAGATGCATTCTTTCTTTTGTAGTTTTTACCTCTCT is a window of Lathyrus oleraceus cultivar Zhongwan6 chromosome 6, CAAS_Psat_ZW6_1.0, whole genome shotgun sequence DNA encoding:
- the LOC127095278 gene encoding uncharacterized protein LOC127095278; this translates as MAPRYIVAALKDKNPENLISVTQVYKVGATYNARKRGPFTKMKMLLSLIHREKYMSWTRNKEDSNVVADIFWTHPGSMKLLNMFHLVLIFYCTYMPNMYKLPLLEIIGVTSTKLTFSVDFTYLEHEKEENFKWALEKLK